One window from the genome of Nicotiana sylvestris chromosome 9, ASM39365v2, whole genome shotgun sequence encodes:
- the LOC138877964 gene encoding uncharacterized protein, which yields MVKAPGVPSLAHLAMVKDQAARGGGRGARGGVGDSIIVDRVYRSFVVIIGGLESRVDLLLLDMVDFDVILGMDWLSPYHAILDYHAKTVTLALSGLPQLEWRGTPGHSTSRVISYMKARRMVEKVCLGYLAYVCDSSTEVPSMDSVPVLHEFPEVFPADLRGMPPDRDIDFCIDVAPGTQPISISPYRVAPPELKELKEQLQDLLDKGFIRPSVSP from the exons atggttaaAGCACCAGGTGTTCCATCGCTCGCTCATCTAGCTATGGTCAAGgatcaggcagctagaggtggaggtagaggtgctagaggtggag tgggtgattctattattgtagatcgtgtctatcgctcatttgtggttattattgggggtcttgagtcCCGTGTGGACCTCCTACTTCtagatatggtcgattttgatgtcatcttggggatggattggttgtcaccttatcatgccatattggattatcatgccaagaccgtgacttTGGCATTGTCGGGTTTGCCtcaattagagtggagagggactcctggtcattctaccagtagggtcatttcttatatgaaggctcggcgtatggtcgagaaagtGTGTTTGGGTTATTTGGcgtatgtttgtgattctagtactgaggttccttctatggattccgTACCAGTTCTtcatgagtttccagaggtatttcctgcagacctgcgggggatgccacctgacagggatattgacttttgcattgatgtggctccgggcactcagcccatttccatttcGCCATACCGCGTGGCCCCACCagaattgaaagaattgaaggaacaattaCAAGATTtactggataagggctttattagacctagtgtctcgccctga